Proteins co-encoded in one Candidatus Paceibacterota bacterium genomic window:
- a CDS encoding GspE/PulE family protein, with translation MRVEPQQLKDFLLDSGLVTSADVESAEKKAGEAKQELGEILIKENKISEDDLRRLQAYILGIPFVNLEKEKLDFEILSHIPEPIAKSYNIIAFKRTGNNLEVAMLDPNDLEAIDFVRKKSNFKILPRLTTRESIKHGLQQYHKSLQAEFSEIIKKESAEIKTIGVTEGEEVNPEDLKKMAEDLPVVRIVDTLLQHAIIQRASDIHIEPREKEVLVRYRIDGILRDTMDLPGDVSDAIIARIKILSNLRLDEKRLPQDGRFKIETEGSKVSFRVSILPVSGGEKAVLRLLPEDSKGFSLEVLGFFGDQLEAVQKAMNRPHGLILATGPTGCGKTTTLYTVLDIVNTPEVNICTIEDPIEYQIPRINQTQVKPDIGFTFANGLRSLVRQDPDIIMVGEIRDGETASLAINAALTGHLVFSTLHTNSAAGAIPRLLDMKVESFLLASTLDLIIAQRLVRTLTNSKKPYKLSKKEIEELGKEVDLKRVLEFLKNLKLAKPDQALEDITFYKPEPSAESPDGYKGRIGIHETLSMRDTIRTLIMKNATSDEIEEQAKKEGMITMFEDGIIKSAQGITSIEEVFRVTRE, from the coding sequence ATGCGCGTTGAACCACAACAATTAAAAGATTTTTTGCTTGATTCCGGGCTTGTCACTTCGGCTGACGTTGAATCCGCGGAAAAAAAGGCCGGGGAAGCAAAACAGGAACTTGGAGAAATCCTCATAAAGGAAAATAAAATTTCCGAAGACGACTTGCGCCGTTTGCAGGCTTATATTTTGGGAATTCCTTTCGTAAATTTGGAAAAAGAAAAACTTGATTTTGAAATTTTGTCGCACATACCCGAGCCGATAGCAAAATCGTATAACATCATCGCTTTTAAGAGGACGGGAAATAATCTGGAAGTGGCGATGCTTGACCCGAATGACCTTGAGGCCATAGATTTTGTCAGGAAAAAATCCAATTTTAAAATTTTACCCAGGCTTACGACGCGCGAATCCATAAAACACGGGCTTCAGCAGTATCACAAAAGCTTGCAGGCGGAGTTCAGCGAAATAATAAAAAAAGAATCGGCGGAAATAAAAACCATAGGCGTGACCGAAGGGGAGGAAGTGAATCCTGAAGATTTGAAAAAGATGGCTGAAGATTTGCCCGTGGTGAGGATAGTGGATACGCTGCTTCAGCACGCGATAATACAGAGGGCGTCGGATATTCATATTGAACCAAGAGAAAAAGAAGTTCTCGTGAGATATCGCATCGACGGAATTTTGCGCGATACTATGGATTTGCCCGGAGATGTTTCAGACGCGATAATCGCCCGCATAAAAATTCTTTCCAATTTGAGGCTTGATGAAAAACGCCTGCCGCAGGACGGAAGATTTAAAATTGAAACGGAAGGTTCCAAAGTTTCTTTCAGGGTTTCCATACTTCCCGTTTCCGGCGGAGAAAAAGCGGTTTTACGTCTTTTGCCCGAAGATTCAAAAGGATTTTCTCTTGAAGTGCTCGGTTTTTTCGGTGATCAACTGGAAGCGGTGCAAAAAGCAATGAACAGGCCGCATGGGTTGATTCTTGCGACAGGCCCTACCGGTTGCGGCAAGACCACTACTCTTTACACTGTTTTGGATATAGTGAATACGCCGGAAGTGAATATTTGCACAATTGAAGATCCGATTGAATACCAAATTCCGCGAATAAACCAGACACAGGTAAAACCCGATATCGGTTTTACTTTCGCAAACGGGCTTCGGTCTTTAGTCAGGCAAGACCCGGATATAATAATGGTCGGCGAAATAAGAGACGGCGAAACGGCGTCTCTTGCAATCAACGCCGCCCTTACCGGACATTTGGTTTTTTCAACTTTGCATACCAATTCAGCCGCCGGCGCGATTCCAAGACTTTTGGATATGAAAGTGGAATCTTTTCTTCTGGCTTCAACTTTGGATTTGATTATCGCGCAAAGGCTTGTCCGAACTCTTACGAATTCAAAAAAGCCTTACAAACTTTCCAAAAAAGAAATTGAAGAACTTGGCAAAGAAGTGGACTTGAAAAGAGTTTTGGAATTTTTAAAAAATTTGAAACTGGCCAAACCGGATCAGGCTCTTGAAGATATCACTTTTTATAAACCGGAACCGTCAGCCGAAAGTCCGGACGGATACAAGGGAAGAATCGGAATTCACGAAACACTTTCGATGC